GCGGGCTATCTGTGGCTACCTCGGTGTTCTGGGAGGCCACCTGATCACTCGCCCCGGAGAGCCGGTAAACGGGGGAAAGTTTGTTACCGAGGCAGGGCTTACTCTGATGAATCTGCTATCCATGGAGCAGAGGCAGAAGCAACTGGGTTTCGATGTCTGCCGGGTGGTTTCCCTCAAGGGCTGGAGCCTGATGGCCCCTCATCTGGAGAGGGTCTACGGGGTCCCAGCGCCGGTCACCGTCCAGATACAGGCCCACACCACGCTTCTGTGGCGGTCAATCCTGACCGGCAAGCCCTATCCTGTGAAGGCCCTTATCGCCTGGGGCTCAAATCCGCTGGCCTGGGCAGGCAACATCAAGCTGGTCTATGAGGCCCTCAAAAGCGACAACCTGAACCTGCATGTTGTCCAGGAACTCTTCATGACACCCTCGGCCCAGCTAGCCGACTACGTTCTGCCCGCCGCTAGCTGGATGGAACGGGACCTCTGTACTAACATGATGGACTTCGGCAGCCTGTTGCAGGGTGGTGAGCAGGCGATACCACCCCTCGGGGAGCGACGGGACATCTACCAGTTCTTCCGCGGCCTGGCGCTGGCTGTTGGCCAGGATGAATACTGGCCCTGGAAAACGCTGCAGGAGGTCAGCGAATACAGGCTCAAGCCCACCGGCATAACCTTCAGAGAGCTGGTGGACAGGGGTGCTATATTCCCGGACAGCTTCGATCCCCAGCCATGGCTGAGCACAGGCTTCCCCACCCCCTCCGGCAAGATCGAGCTTTACTCCAGCATCCTGGAAAAACTGGACTACGACCCCATGCCTTATTACGAAGAGCCCCCCGAAAGCCCTCTTCGGGTGCCGGAGGTTGCCCGCGAATATCCTCTCACCCTGAACACTGGCGGCAATTTCATGCCCATGTTCCACTCAGAGTTCATGCAGAAGGGGATTGGAGCGCGCGAGAAGCACCCCGACCCTCTGATGGATATACACCCCGATACCGCCCGCGAGCTGGGCATAGCCGAAGGCGATTGGGCTTACATAGAGACTAGGCGAGGCAGGATCAAGCAGAAGGCCAGGTACAACAAGGGCATGCTACCCAATGTGATCAACTGCCAGGCAAGCTGGTGGTTTCCTGAGACGCCGCCATATGAGCCTCACCTGAGCGGCGTCTTTGAGTCCAATGCCAACGTCCTCACCCTCGACGACCCGGAGTGGTGCGATGAGCTATCCGGCGGCTGGTGCAACCGCGCCCTTCTGTGCAAGGTCTACAAGGCAGGCTAACCGAGGACGAGGAAGCTCAGGGACGCTCCAGGCCCAATTGGGCTTCCCTGCTTGTTAGCGCCAGCATCTGCCCGTGGAGCGCTTTGTTACCGGCAATAATCTGCCGATCGAAGGCGCTCACTGGTTTGCCAGCCCAGTCGGTGATTTCCCCACCCGCCTCCCTCACCAGCAGGATACCGCTGGCCATATCCCAGGGATAGAGGTAACGGTGAAGGTAGAGGTCGAACCTGCCGCAGGCGACATAGGCCAGTCCCAACACGGCCGATCCCAGGATTCTCAGCCCCGCCATACGCGGCCAGATAGCCCTGATAGTATCCAGCATTTGTGCTCCCGCTTCCCGGTCGTAACCCAGATCATAGCCAATGAAAGCCCGTTCCATGGAGTCCCGCCGGGAGACCGAGATGGGCCGCCCGTTGAGGGAAGCGCCGCTCCCCTTCTGTGCCACGAAAAGCTCTCTCCTCACAGGGTCGTAGGTCAGGCCCAGCAGAACTTCCTCCTGGCTCATCAGGGCGATGGCTACCGTGAAGACAGGAATGCCGTAGGCGTAGTTGTTGGTGCCATCTAGAGGGTCTACCACCCAGGTATAATGTGAATCATTTTTCACCGCTGGCGATTCCTCGGAGAGGATGTTATGTTCGGGGAATTCGTTCTGGAGCAGGCCAATGATTTTCTTTTCCACCAGCACATCCACCTCGGTGACGATGTTGGCCCTTCCCTCCTTGTAGCTTAGCTGCCTCTCACCGTGCATATGTTCTATCAGAAGGCTTCCAGCCTCATCTGCTGCCTGCGAGGCTACCTCCAGCGCAGTCCTACCGCTGCGCGATAGTGGTAAACGGATCAATCATCTCTCCTGTGAAAGTAAGGCTATCAGGGACATCACCATTCCGTGCTTGACACGGAATCCACCCTACCACTTCCGGGACTAGAGGAGTCCCATATTGTGTTTCACTTCCCTCATGGTCTCCTGGGCGATGCCGCGGACACGGTTGGCCCCTTCTGTCAGCACCTCCCTGACGTACTCTGGTTTGCTGGCCAACTCGCTGCGCCTCTGGCGGAAGGGAGCCAGGGCTTCGTTTATCTCCTGGGCCAGCAGCCGCTTGCAGTCAACGCAGCCAATTAACGCGTTGCGGCATTCATGCTCGATCTGCTCCAGCCTGGCCGAATGGAAAGCCTTGTGCAGGCTAAAAACGTTGCATACTTCCGGGTGCCCTGGATCGCTGCGGAACTTGCGGGCTGGATCGGTGAAGGCGGTCATAATCCGCTTCGTGGTCTCCTCGGGGGTAGATGCCAGCTCGATATCGTTATTCAGTTGCTTGCTCATCTTCTGA
The sequence above is a segment of the Chloroflexota bacterium genome. Coding sequences within it:
- a CDS encoding inositol monophosphatase, producing the protein MIRLPLSRSGRTALEVASQAADEAGSLLIEHMHGERQLSYKEGRANIVTEVDVLVEKKIIGLLQNEFPEHNILSEESPAVKNDSHYTWVVDPLDGTNNYAYGIPVFTVAIALMSQEEVLLGLTYDPVRRELFVAQKGSGASLNGRPISVSRRDSMERAFIGYDLGYDREAGAQMLDTIRAIWPRMAGLRILGSAVLGLAYVACGRFDLYLHRYLYPWDMASGILLVREAGGEITDWAGKPVSAFDRQIIAGNKALHGQMLALTSREAQLGLERP